Within the Opitutaceae bacterium TAV5 genome, the region CGGGCACACGCAGATGAGCGTGAAGGAAATCGGCATCGATCTCGGTTTTCGTTACGAATCCCATTTCAGCCAGTGGTTCCGCGCGCACAGGAGCGCGGCGCCGTCGGCATGGCGGGCGGCGCGGTGACGCCGGATTCGCGTATCAGATCACCCGCCGCGCGGCAGGCCCGGCGGCGGGGTCGCCTCCGAATGTCGATCCCGGCAAGGTCCGCAGGCGCCGCCACGTCCGCCAGACGAGGGCAAGGGCGTGCATCGCCGTGGAGCGCAGGGTGCGCCTGCCGCGGGCGGCCCCGCGTTTTTTCAAAAAGGCGGCGGCGGGCCACCGGCCAAACATCCCGGCAAACATGAGCGGCGTCATGCCGCCGCCGTTGTCCGCATTCACGTCCGCACCGGCATCGAACAGGATTCCCAGCATCTCCACGTCGCCCTTGAAGGCGGCGCCGCCGAGCGGCGTCTGCCCCCGGCCATTGCGCCGGTCCACGTCCGCGCCGCAGGCCAGCAGCATGCGGACGGTGTCCGCGTGGCCGTTGTAGGCGGCGAGCATCAGCAGGGTGTTGCCCCGGTGGTCCTCCAGGTTGGCGGCCAGACCGGCGCGCAGCATGGAGTGCAGGGTTTCCGTCTCCCCGTGGCGCGCGAAATCGAGCGCCATGAGTTGCAGCTCGGCGTAGCGTTTTTCCTCCGCCTCGGTGACGGTGCACGGCGAGGCGGCCGGTGACGGATGCGTTGCCATCGCGGGTTCTCCCCTGCGCCGTCCTCAGGAGGAGGCCGCCGCGGCGAGCCGGGCGATCGCCTGCCGGACGCCTTCGCCATAGGCCGGATCGGCTTTCGTGAAGTGACCCAGCTGACGCTCGACGATAAAATCGGGCACGCCGGCCATGGCCTCGGCGATGTTCTCGAAGAGCTGGCGCTTCTGGTCGTCCGACATGAGGCGGAACAGGTTGCCGGGCTGCGTGTAGTCGTCGTTGCCGATGCGGTGGTCGTAGCGGTCGGCGTCGCCGGAGATGCGCAGCGGCGGCTCCGCGTGGGCGGGCGACTGCACGGGGCCGTTGAAGCTGTTGGGCTCGTACCAGGCATCGCTGCTTTCGGGCGCGGTGAAATGCATGGCCCCGTCGAGATGATAGGTGTTGACCGGGGATTTGGGCGCGTTGACCGGGAGCTTCTCATACCAGGTGCCGATGCGGTAGCGGTGGGCGTCGGCATAGGAGAAGATGCGGGCCTGCAACATCTTGTCGGGCGAGAAACCGATGCCGGGGACGATGTTCTTCGGCGCGAAGGCGGCCTGCTCGATCTCGGCGAAGTAGTTCTCCGGATTGCGGTTGAGCTCCAGCACGCCGACGTCGATCAGCGGGTAGTCGGCATGCGGCCACACCTTGGTCAGGTCAAACGGGTTGATGTGATAGGTCTCCGCCTCGTGTTCGGGCATGACCTGGATTTTGACGTTCCATTTCGGGAAATCGCCACGCTCGATTGCCTCGTAGAGGTCGCGCTGCGCGCTTTCGCGATCCTTGCCGACAAGGGCCTCGGCTTCGCGATTGGTGAGGTTCCTGATGCCCTGGGCGGTCTTGAAGTGGAATTTCACCCAGAAGCGCTCGTTCCCGGCGTTGAACAGGCTGTAGGTATGGGAACCGAAGCCGTTGACGTGACGGTAGCCGGCGGGCAGGCCGCGGTCGGACATCAGGATCGTCACCTGGTGCAGGCTTTCCGGGGAGAGCGACCAGAAATCCCACATGGCGGTGGCGCTGCGCAGGTTGGTGCGCGGGTGGCGTTTCTGGGTATGGATGAAATCGGGAAACTTCAGCGGGTCGCGCACGAAGAAGACGGGGGTGTTGTTGCCGACGAGATCCCAGTTGCCCTCGTCGGTGTAGAATTTCAGGGCGAAGCCGCGCACGTCGCGCTCGGCATCGGCCGCGCCACGCTCGCCGGCGACGGTCGAGAAACGCAGCAGCACGTCGGTTTTCTTGCCGACCGCGGAAAACACGCTGGCCTTCGTGTAGCGCGTGATGTCGTGCGTGACGGTGAAGGTGCCGAAGGCGCCGGAGCCCTTGGCGTGGACGGTGCGCTCGGGCACGCGTTCGCGGTTCTGGTGGGCCAGCTTTTCAAGCAACTGGTAATCCTGCAGGAGGAGGGGGCCGCGCGGCCCGGCGCTGAGGGAGTTCTGGTTGTCAGCCACGGGATTGCCCGCGGTGGTCGTCAGGATGGAGGGATTGCTCATGTCTTTTGGTCGTTTGTCGTGGAGATGTGTCAGCAGACGGCCTTCGTGTCGGGAAAGCCGCCCTTGCGCGCGCGCA harbors:
- a CDS encoding ankyrin translates to MATHPSPAASPCTVTEAEEKRYAELQLMALDFARHGETETLHSMLRAGLAANLEDHRGNTLLMLAAYNGHADTVRMLLACGADVDRRNGRGQTPLGGAAFKGDVEMLGILFDAGADVNADNGGGMTPLMFAGMFGRWPAAAFLKKRGAARGRRTLRSTAMHALALVWRTWRRLRTLPGSTFGGDPAAGPAARRVI
- a CDS encoding catalase, giving the protein MSNPSILTTTAGNPVADNQNSLSAGPRGPLLLQDYQLLEKLAHQNRERVPERTVHAKGSGAFGTFTVTHDITRYTKASVFSAVGKKTDVLLRFSTVAGERGAADAERDVRGFALKFYTDEGNWDLVGNNTPVFFVRDPLKFPDFIHTQKRHPRTNLRSATAMWDFWSLSPESLHQVTILMSDRGLPAGYRHVNGFGSHTYSLFNAGNERFWVKFHFKTAQGIRNLTNREAEALVGKDRESAQRDLYEAIERGDFPKWNVKIQVMPEHEAETYHINPFDLTKVWPHADYPLIDVGVLELNRNPENYFAEIEQAAFAPKNIVPGIGFSPDKMLQARIFSYADAHRYRIGTWYEKLPVNAPKSPVNTYHLDGAMHFTAPESSDAWYEPNSFNGPVQSPAHAEPPLRISGDADRYDHRIGNDDYTQPGNLFRLMSDDQKRQLFENIAEAMAGVPDFIVERQLGHFTKADPAYGEGVRQAIARLAAAASS